One Betaproteobacteria bacterium genomic window, TGCAGGACGAGGTAGATCTCGTGCTGCAGGTCAACGGCAAGCTGCGCGGCAACATTCGCGTGGCGCGCAACGCCGATCGGGCGGCCATCGAGCGCATCGCACTGGCGGACCCGGGTGCAGCGCGCTTCATTGCCGGTCAGCCGATCAAACGCGTCGTGATCGTCCCCGGGCGGCTCGTCAACGTGGTGGTGTGATGCTGGCGCGTGCGCAGTTCGTCAAGGGTGGGCGGATGCTCGGCATCGTCCTCGCGGCGATGATCGCGGGCTGCGGATTCCATCTGCGCGGCACCGCCAACCTGCCGCAGGAGAGTCTCTACATCTCGGGGCCCGCGTACTCGCCGTTTGCCAACGACCTCAAGCGCGCGATCCTGGCCGGCACCGGCACGCGCATCGCCGACGATGCGGCGGAAGCGGATGCGACGCTCTTCATCCTCGGCGAGAACCGCGCGAAGCTGATCCTCACCCTGACGCAGCAGGGAACCGTGCGCGAGTTCCAGCTTCGCTACAGCGTCGTCTATCGCCTCGCCGACAAGGCCGGCAAGGAAATCATCTCGACCAGCGAGATCGTGACCGTTCGCTCGTACGTCTACAACGACCAGAGCGTACTGGCCTCCGAGTCGGAGGAAACCGTCCTCTTTCGCGACATGCAGCAGGACGCCGTCCAGCAACTGTTGCGACGCCTGTCATCGCCTGCGAACAGGCCCGCTGCAGCCCCGCGCCCGACGTGACGCCACCGCGTTCGGTCGGGGCGGTCGTGCCGCAGACCGCCCACTTCGACGAGCCCCTGCAGCTGCGCAGCGGGGCGATGATCGACCAGTACGACCTGGTCTACGAGACGTACGGCACGCTGAACGCCGAGCGCTCGAATGCGGTGCTGGTTTGCCACGCGCTGTCCGGCAACCATCACGTCGCCGGCCATTACGACAGCGACGAGCGCGTGGTCGGCTGGTGGGACAACATGATCGGCCCCGGCAAGCCGGTCGACACCGACCGCTTCTTCGTCATCGGCGTCAACAACCTCGGCGGCTGTCACGGGTCCACCGGCCCGTCCACGGTGCAGCCGAAGACCGGACGGCCGTATGGCGCGAGCTTTCCGGTGGTGACCGTCGAGGACTGGGTCGAAACCCAGGCACGACTGGCGACCCGTCTCGGCATCGAGCGCTTCGCCGCCATCATGGGCGGCAGCCTGGGCGGCATGCAGGCGCTGCGCTGGGCCATCACCAAGCCGGAGCGTGTCGCCCACTCCATCATCATCGCCGCGGCACCGAACCTCACCGCGCAGAACATCGCCTTCAACGACGTCGCGCGGCAGGCGATCCTGACCGACCCGGATTTTTACGGTGGCGGTTTCTACGCCCACGGCGTCGTGCCCAGACGCGGCCTGCGGCTCGCCCGCATGCTCGGCCACATCACCTATCTTTCCGACGACTCGATGGCGGAGAAATTCGGCCGCGGACTGCGCACCGGGGCCTATCGGTTCGGCTTCGACATCGAGTTCGAGATCGAGTCGTACCTGCGCTACCAGGGCGACAAGTTCGCCGACCGCTTCGACGCCAACACCTATCTGCTGATGACCAAGGCGCTCGACTACTTCGACCCGGCGCAGGATGCCGGCGGCGATCTTGCGCGGGCGCTGCGACCGGCCACCGCAGGCTTCCTGGTGATCTCGTTCGCCTCCGACTGGCGCTTCTCGCCGGAGCGCTCGGTGGAGATCGTGAAGGCGCTGCTCGACAACGACCGGCGCGTCACTTACGCCGAGCTCGGTTCGCGCCACGGCCACGATTCGTTTCTGATGGACGATGAGCACTACTTCCGGCTCATGCGCGCCTACATGAACAACATCGCGTTGGAGATCGCGTGACCGTCCCGTTCGCCGCGCCCACCGCGCGCCCCGACTTCGCGTACATCGCACGCTGGGTCAAGCCCGGCGCCAAGGTGCTCGACCTGGGTTGCGGCGACGGCTCGCTTCTGCGCTATCTCAAGGAAACGCGGGACGCCCACGGCTATGGCGTCGAGATCGATTTCGATAGCCGTGTGGACTGCATCGGCAACGGCATCAGCGTCGTGCAGAACGACCTCGAAACCGGGCTCGCGATGTTCGAGTCGAATTCCTTCGATTGCGTGATCCTGTCGCAGACGCTGCAGGCGATGAAGCACACGGAAGAGATCGTGCGCGAGATGCTGCGCGTCGGCCGCGAGGGCATCGTGAGCTTCCCGAATTTCGGCTACTGGCGCCACCGCCTGCAGGTGTTGCGCGGGTACATGCCGGTGTCGGGTGCGCTGCCGTACCAGTGGTTTAACACGCCGAACGTGCATCTGTGCACGATCGGCGATTTCGAACGCTTCTGCACGGAGCACGGCGTGCGGGTGATCGAGCGCGCGGTGCTCACGGACGGTCAGCCGGTGTCGTTCGCGTCCAATCTGATGGGAGA contains:
- a CDS encoding homoserine O-acetyltransferase; its protein translation is MTPPRSVGAVVPQTAHFDEPLQLRSGAMIDQYDLVYETYGTLNAERSNAVLVCHALSGNHHVAGHYDSDERVVGWWDNMIGPGKPVDTDRFFVIGVNNLGGCHGSTGPSTVQPKTGRPYGASFPVVTVEDWVETQARLATRLGIERFAAIMGGSLGGMQALRWAITKPERVAHSIIIAAAPNLTAQNIAFNDVARQAILTDPDFYGGGFYAHGVVPRRGLRLARMLGHITYLSDDSMAEKFGRGLRTGAYRFGFDIEFEIESYLRYQGDKFADRFDANTYLLMTKALDYFDPAQDAGGDLARALRPATAGFLVISFASDWRFSPERSVEIVKALLDNDRRVTYAELGSRHGHDSFLMDDEHYFRLMRAYMNNIALEIA
- the metW gene encoding methionine biosynthesis protein MetW, with protein sequence MTVPFAAPTARPDFAYIARWVKPGAKVLDLGCGDGSLLRYLKETRDAHGYGVEIDFDSRVDCIGNGISVVQNDLETGLAMFESNSFDCVILSQTLQAMKHTEEIVREMLRVGREGIVSFPNFGYWRHRLQVLRGYMPVSGALPYQWFNTPNVHLCTIGDFERFCTEHGVRVIERAVLTDGQPVSFASNLMGELAVYRFDRAA